The genomic DNA CCAGGCGCTGGACGTCTATGCGCAGGCCATGGGGCTGGCGTTCCAGGTGGTGGATGACATCCTCGACGTGACCGCCGATTCCACCAGCCTGGGCAAGACGCCGGGCAAGGACGCTGCCGAAAACAAGCCGACCTACGTTTCGCTGCTGGGCCTGGACGAGGCCCGCGCCTTTGCCGGCGAGCTGCGCGAAGCCGCGCTGGCCGCGCTCGAGCCGTTGGGCGATGCCGGTTCGCGCCTGGCCGAACTGGCCGATTTCATCGTCCTTCGAGATCGCTGAACCGTGACCCGTCCGGGCTGGCCGCAGGCCGGGCATACGAACCCCATACAAGCATGACGACAGAATTACTGGACCGCATCCAATCCCCGGCAGACCTCAAGCGCCTGGATCGTCGCGAGCTCAAGCGGCTGGCCGACGAGTTGCGTGGCTTCGTGCTGGAGTCGGTCTCCAAGACCGGCGGCCACCTGTCGTCGAACCTGGGCACGGTGGAACTGACGCTGGCGCTGCACCAGGTCTTCGACACGCCGCATGACCGCATCGTCTGGGACGTGGGCCACCAATCCTATCCGCACAAGATCCTCACCGGACGCCGCGCCGGCATGGCCAAGCTGCGCCAGGTGGGTGGCATTTCGGGCTTTCCCAAGCGCAGCGAATCCGAGTACGACGCCTTTGGCACCGCGCATTCGTCCACTTCGATCTCGGCCGCGCTGGGCATGGCGGTGGCCTCGCGCAACGCCGGCGTGCAGCGCCAGCACATCGCCGTGATCGGCGACGGCGCGATGTCCGCCGGCATGGCCTTCGAGGCCATGAACAATGCCGGCGTCACCGCCGACATCAACCTGCTGGTGATCCTGAACGACAACGACATGTCGATCTCGCCGCCGGTGGGGGCGCTGAACCGCTACCTGGCGCGCCTGATGTCCGGCCGCTTCTACGCCGCCGCCAAGAACGTCGGCCGCGCCGTGCTGCAACACGTGCCGCCGGTGCTGGAGCTGGCGCGCCGCTTCGAGGAACATGCCAAGGGCATGGTCACGCCGGCCACGCTGTTCGAGGAATTCGGCTTCAACTACGTCGGCCCGATCGACGGCCACGACCTCGATGCGCTGGTGCCGACGCTGCAGAACCTGAAGGCGCTGCAAGGGCTGCAGTTCCTGCACGTGGTCACCAAGAAAGGGCAGGGCTACAAGCTGGCCGAGGCCGACCCGGTGCTGTACCACGGCCCGGGCAAGTTCGATCCCGCCGTCGGCATCCAGCAATCCAAGGCGCCCGGCAAGCGCACCTTCACCCAGGTGTTCAGCGACTGGCTCTGCGACATGGGCCAGCAGGATCCGCGCCTGGTGGCTGTCACGCCCGCCATGCGCGAAGGCAGCGGTCTGGTCGAATTCGAAAAGCGCTTCCCGCAACGCTACTTCGACGTCGGCATCGCCGAGCAGCACGCCGTGACGTTCGCCGCCGGCGTCGCCTGCGAAGCGCAGAAGCCGGTGCTGGCGATCTACTCGACCTTCCTGCAGCGCGGTTACGACCAGTTGATCCACGACGTGGCGCTACAGAACCTGGACGTCACCTTCGCGCTCGACCGCGCCGGCATCGTCGGCGCCGACGGCGCCACCCACGCCGGCAACTACGACACCGCCTTCCTGCGCTGCGTGCCAAACATGGTGGTGGCCACGCCCTCGGACGAAAACGAAACCCGCCTGCTGCTGTCCACCTGTTATCAGTATCCCGGCCCCGCGTCGGTCCGCTATCCGCGCGGCGCGGGCTGCGGCGCGGCCGAGACGGCCGGCCTGGATACGGTCGAGCTGGGCCGCGGCGTGGTGCGGCGCGAAGGCCGCAAGATCGCCATCCTCGGCTTCGGCACGCTGCTGCAGCCGGCGCTGGCGGTGGCCGAAAAGCTGGATGCCACCGTGGCCGACATGCGCTTCGTCAAGCCGATCGACCGCGCGCTGATCCTCGACCTGGCCAGCCGCCACGACGCGCTGGTGACGATCGAGGACGCCGCGATCATGGGCGGCGCTGGCAGCGCGGTGCTGGAGGTGCTGGCCGCCGAAGGCGTCTCGATTCCGGTGCTGCAACTGGGCTTCCCCGACGAATTCATCGACCACGGCGATCAGTTGGCGCTGCTGGCCGGGATCGGCCTGGATGCCGCGGGCATCGAGCAATCGATCCGGACCCGCTACGCCGCGCTGCTGGCCTGATTGCGCGCACCCACGGACCGGCCCGGTGGTTTGGTCCGTGTGGCGAAACAGTGTGTTCCGGCCCCGACAGCCTACGAATGAAAGGGTTTTCCCTGGCGCTGGCGGCACTTTGGGCGATAATGGCCCCCTCTTAAAGATTCCTGGGTCTGCGTGTTTACGCCACGCTCGTCGCCCAGACAGGTAAGCCGAAATGAATTCTCCGATCGACCCCGCCATCGTGATGCCCGACGTCCAGAGCTCGACGGACACGCGGCACATCCCGATCCAGCGCGTGGGCATCCGTGGCGTGCGCCACCCCATGCTCATCGAGAACGCCGACGGTTCGCCCCAGGGCACCGTGGCCAACTGGACCCTGACGGTGGCGCTGCCCCCCGAAGAAAAAGGGACGCACATGTCCCGCTTCGTGGCGCTGCTGGAAAAGTACCGCAGCACTCCCATGACGCCGACGCTGTTCCGCGCCATGGCGGCCGACATGCTGCCGCTGCTGCATGCCGAGCGCGGCGACATCACCGCGGCTTTCCCGTACTTCATCAACAAGTCGGCGCCGATCTCCGGCGTGCAGAGCCTGCTGGACTACGAAGTGCAGTGGATCGCCCGCGCCCAGGGCGACCAGGTTGAGTTCGAGCTGGTGGTGCAGGTGCCGGTGACCAGCCTGTGCCCGTGTTCCAAGGCCATCTCCGAATACGGCGCGCACAACCAGCGCTCGCACGTGACGGTCTCGGCCATCCTGGAATCCGACATCAGCATGGACGGCGTCATCCGCCTGATCGAAGACGAAGGCTCGTGTGAGCTCTGGGGCCTGCTCAAGCGCCCCGACGAGAAGTACGTCACCGAACGCGCCTACGACAACCCCAAGTTCGTCGAGGACCTGGTGCGCGACGTGGCGGCCCGCCTGAACGCGCATCCCGGCATCGCGCGCTACCGCGTCGAGGCCGAGAACTTCGAATCGATCCACAACCACTCGGCCTACGCCGTGGTGGAAGGCTGAGTCCTCCGTGCGGCATCCGGCGGCCAATGACTGGCCGCTCATCGCGAGACTGCAGGGGTGGGAAGCGCGGCTGGCCGATCATCTGGCCGGCCGCGGTCGTTTGGGCGTCGCCTTCTACGAGTTCTTCCGCTTCGGCGTGAAGCAGGCCTGGGCCTGCCTGTTCGGCGGCCTGATGTGCGCGCTGCTGCTGGGCACGCACTGGTGGTATCCCAAGGACGCCTGGCTGGCGCGCTACGATTTCCTGACGCTGGCGGCCCTGGCGATCCAGGCGGCGCTGCTGGCCCTGCGCATGGAAACCTGGAGCGAGGCCAAGGTCATCCTGATGTTCCATGTGGTCGGCACCGGCATGGAACTGTTCAAGACGGCGGCCGGTTCCTGGATCTACCCCGAGGCCAGCGTGCTGCGCATCGGCGGCGTGCCGCTCTTCACCGGCTTCATGTATGCCGCGGTCGGCAGCTATCTGGCGCGGGTCTGGCGCCTGTTCGACTTCCGCTTCCGCGCCCATCCGCCGCTGGCGGCGACCGTGGCGCTGTCGGTACTGATCTACGTGAATTTCTTCGCCCATCATTTCATCGTGGATTTCCGGCTGGCGCTATTCGGCCTGACGGCGCTGCTGTTCGCCCGCACCTGGGTCTATTTCCGCATCTGGCGCGACTACCGCCGCATGCCGTTGCTGCTGGGCTTCGTGCTGGTGGCGCTGTTCATCTGGTTCGCCGAGAACATCGGCACCTTTGCCAACGCCTGGCGCTATCCCAACCAGTCGCAAGGCTGGGAACTGGTATCCATTGCCAAGCTGGGCTCGTGGTTCCTGCTCATGATCATCAGCTACGTGATGGTCAGCCTGGTCAGCCGGCCGCAGCCGATCGGTGTGGCGGCTGCGCCGCATCCCGTGGGACCGGATAACGCGTCCCCGATTTCCTGAGCGCCGCTGGCTTGCGCCCAGTAGCCCGATCGGCGATAATCGAGAGCTTTCTTGCTCGACCGCCCATGTTTTTTGGGTAGCGGGCTGCCCCTTGCAAGCCATACGCCTCGAAGAAAAAGACCAGTGATAGAGAAAGCACTGGAAAGCCGGAACGGATCGCGAACACGATGTGCGCGCGGACTGATGACGGTGTCGGGCGGACGGCAGGCAAGACATCCTCAAGGAGTTTTACTCATGCGTCACTACGAAGTGGTGTTTATCGTTCACCCCGACCAAAGCGAGCAAGTGCCCGCCATGGTCGAGCGTTACCAAGCGCTGGTCACGGGCCAAGGCGGCTCGGTGCACCGCCTGGAAGACTGGGGCCGCCGTCAACTGGCCTACCCGATCCAGAAGCTCGTCAAGGCTCACTACGTCTGCCTGAACATCGAGTGCGGCCAAGCCACGCTGGATGAGCTGGAACACTCGTTCCGCTACAACGACGCCGTGCTGCGCCACCTGGTCATCAAGACCAAGAAGGCCCAGACCGCTCCCTCGATCATGATGAAGTCGGTCGAGCGCGAAGAAGCCCGCAAGGCTTCGGCGGAAGCTGTCGCGGCTCAGGCCGAGTAAGCAGGGCTCAGGCAGAGCCCATCCCATGAAGTCCCCTTGGTGCCTGGCAGGATGAACAAGCTGGAACTCAGCGCCCGCGTTCTCGAATGCGAGCCTTTGCGCCACACTCCCGCCGGTCTGCCAGCCCTGGAAATGGTGCTGGCGCACGAATCCGAGGTCATCGAAGCCGGCCATCCGCGCCGTGTCGAACTGACGATCTCGGCCGTGGCACTGGGCGATCTGGCGTTGCTGTTGCAAGGAACGGCGCTGGGGTCCGAATTGCAGGTGCAGGGGTTTCTGGCCCCGGTGCGCAAGGACTCCGTGAAGTTCAAGCTGCATCTGCAGCAGGCGCGCAGGATCAGCGGCAGCGCAGGACGCGATCCGCTGGTGGCTTGACGGGAAGGGCAACGGGCGCGAGAGCGCCTTCTGAATACGGATAGGTTACGGGGAGTCGGGCCCGATCAAGGCAGACCCGGTCCTCTCAAACATAAGGCACATATCATGGCTTTCTTCGGAAAACGCAAGGAAAAACGCAAATTCACGCAGCAGAACCCGCTCTTCAAGCGTCGTAAGTTCTGCCGCTTCACCGCCGCTGGCGTCGAAGAGATCGACTACAAGGATCTGGACACCCTGCGCGACTTCGTGCAAGAAAACGGCAAGATCATCCCGGCTCGCCTGACCGGCACCAAGGCAATCTACCAGCGCCAGCTGGACACCGCCATCAAGCGCGCGCGCTTCCTGGCCCTGTTGCCTTACACCGACAACCACAACTAATCCGGGGCACTGAAATGCAAGTTATTCTGCTCGAAAAAGTCGTCAACCTGGGTAACCTCGGCGAAGTCGTCCGCGTGCGTGATGGCTACGCCCGCAACTTCCTGATTCCCCAGAAGAAGGCCCGTCGCGCAACCGACGCCGCCCTGAAGGAATTCGAAGCCCGCCGCGCCGAACTGGAAAAGATCCAGGCCGAGAAGCTGGCCGCCGCCCAGGCCCTGGGCGAGCGCGTCAACGGCTACCAACTGAAGATCGTCCAGAAGGCTGGCGTCGACGGCCGTCTGTTCGGCTCGGTCACCAACGCCGACATCGCCGAAGGTCTGAAGAAGGCCGGTTTCGAAGGCATCGAAAAGGCCCAGGTGCGCATGCCCAACGGCCAGCTCAAGGCCATCGGCGAGTTCCCGATCCAGGTCGCCCTGCACGCCGACGTGACCGTCGACGTCACGGTGCTGGTCGAAGGCGAACTGTCGTAAGCCTCGCCCCGCGGTAGAAAAAAAGCCGGCCCGCGCGCCGGCTTTTTTTCTTTGCGGCTTGTGTTCCGTCGCGGTACCCGCCGCCATTTGCGTGTAGTCTTGCGGGCTGCACGCTTGTCTCCCACGCCGTTTCCTTCGAGGACCTCTTGACCCAGCCGCCCGTCCACCACAACGCCCCCGCCGGATTGCGAGCCTGGCTCGACAGCCTGGACGCCGAGCGCGAGCCGTCGGTGCGCGATGCGACCATCGATGGGGTGCGCTGCATCGTCAAGCGCCGGCGCCCGGGACTGGCGAGCGGCGTGAGCTACGTGTTGCGCTATGCGCGCGCGTTGTTCCTTGGGCTGGGGTGCAAGCTGTTCCTGGGCGAATTCCCGCGGCCCGGCATCCTGTTGCGCAACGGCCTGGAGCACGAGGCCCGGCGCCTGAAGCAATTGCTGCAGGCCGGCTGCCGCGTGCCCGAGGTCTGGTGGCAGGAAGAGGGGCTGCTGGTGCTGGAGTTCGTCGGCGACGACCTGGCCGACCTGATCCGCAACGAAGACACCACCTCGCGCCTGTGGCTGACGCGGGCGGCCGCGACCGACCTGGCCGCCTTCCACGCCCGTGGGCTGTGGCATGGCGGCGCCCAGATCCGCAACATCACCTTGCAGGATGGCGAATTGTGGCGCATCGACTTCGAGGAAAACATCGGTTCGACGCTGTCGCGGCCACTGGCGCAAGCCTATGATCTGTTCCAGATGCTGGCGTCGCTGGCATCGTTGCGCAAGTTGCCCGACGAGGTCGGCCGCACCCTGGGTAAACTGGCGCTGGAAGTCTATTTCGAGTGCAATCCCGATCCCGAGGTCAAGGCGCGCCTGCGCCGCCTGACCCGGGTGCTTTCCTTCATCGCCACGCCGTTGCGCCCGCTCCTGGGCCGGTTGCCGTCGCGCGATGTGCAGGGTTTCTTCCGCGTCGCGGATATCCTGCAGCCGTTACTATTGAAGCCATGAACACACCTGCCGATTCCCAGCTCGAATACCTGCGCGTTCCTCCCCATTCGATCGAGGCGGAGCAGTCGGTGCTGGGTGGCCTGCTGCTGGACAACGCAGCCTGGGACCGTATTGCCGACGTGCTGGTCGAAGAGGACTTCTACCGCCACGACCACCGGCTGATCTGGCACCACATCGCCCGCCTGATCGGCCTGGCGCGTCCGGCCGACGTTATCACGGTGCATGAATCGCTGGTCAGCGCGGGCAAGGCCGAGGACGCCGGCGGCCTGGCCTACCTGAACGCGCTGGCGCACAACACGCCGTCGGCCGCCAACATCCGCCGCTATGGCGAAATCGTGCGCGAGCGCGCCATGCTGCGCAAGCTGGTGTCGATCGCCGACGAGATCTCCTCGGCCGCCATGAATCCGCAGGGCAAGGAAGCGCGCCAACTGCTGGACGAGGCCGAGTCCAAGGTGTTCCAGATTGCCCAGGAAGGCGCGCGCGGCGCCGCCGGCTTCCAGGAAATCCAGCCGCTGCTCACGCAGGTGGTCGAACGCATCGACGAGCTCTATCACCGCGAAAGCACTTCTGATGTGACCGGCGTGCCCACCGGTTTCACCGATCTCGACAAGATGACCTCGGGCATGCAGGGCGGCGACCTGATCATCGTGGCCGGCCGCCCGTCCATGGGCAAGACCTCGTTCTCGATGAACATCGGCGAACACGTGGCCATCGAAGAGGGCCTGCCGGTGGCGGTATTCTCGATGGAAATGGGCGCGGTGCAGCTGGCCATGCGTATGCTGGGTTCGGTCGGCCTGCTCGACCAGCACCGCATGCGGACCGGCAAGCTGATCGCCGAGGACTGGCCGCGCGTGACCCACGCGGTGCAATTGATGCAGGACGCGCAGGTCTACATCGATGAATCGCCCGCGCTCAGCCCGATGGAAGTGCGCGCCCGCGCGCGCCGCCTGGCGCGCCAGTGCGGCCAGCTCGGCCTGATCATCATCGACTACCTGCAACTGATGTCGGGCAACGGTTCGGGCGAGAACCGCGCCACCGAGGTGTCGGAAATCAGCCGTTCGCTCAAGGGCCTGGCCAAGGAACTGAACTGTCCGCTGATCGCGCTGTCGCAGCTGAACCGAAGCCTGGAACAGCGTCCCAACAAGCGCCCCGTGATGAGCGACCTGCGCGAATCGGGCGCCATCGAACAGGACGCGGACGTGATCCTGTTCATCTACCGCGACGAAGTCTACAACCCCGATTCACCGGACAAGGGCACCGCCGAGATCATCATCGGCAAGCAGCGTAACGGCCCGATCGGCACGGTGCGCCTGACCTTCCAGGGTTCGAGCACGCGCTTCCTGAACTTCTCCGGCGCGCAGCCCCGCGACATGTACTGAGCGTCCGGCGCCCGGCCCCAAAAAAAACCGCGCCCGGGCGCGGTTTTTTCATGCGGGCGTGGCGATTCACTCGTCCGTTTCGGGGCGCTTGCCGTAGCGCGCGGCCAGCACGCCGCAGACCATCAGCTGGATCTGGTGGAACAGCATCAGCGGCAGCACGATGGCGCCCACCGCATGGCCGGCGAACAGCACCTGGGCCATGGGAATGCCGCTGGCCAGGCTCTTCTTGGAGCCGCAAAACAGCAGCGTGATGCGGTCGGGCTGGTTGAAGCCGAACATCTTGCCGGCCAGCGCCGACAGGCCCAGCGCCAGCGCCAGGATGACGGCGCAGCACACCACCAGGCCCAGCAGCGCCGGGATCGGCGTGGAACTCCACAGGCCCTCGTTGATGGCTTCGGAGAACGCGGTATAGACCACCAGCAGGATCGATCCCTGGTCGACGAACTTCAGCATCGCCTTGCGCTTGTGCACCCAGGCGCCGATCCAGCGGCGGGCGAACTGCCCCAGCACGAACGGTAGCAGCAGCTGCAACATGATCTTGCCGACCGCATCGAACGAGATCGGCGCGCTGCCGGCGTTGGCGACCACGGTGCCCACCAGCAGCGGCGTCAGGAAAATCCCCAGCAGGCTCGAGGCCGAGGCGCTGCAGACCGCCGCCGGCACGTTGCCGCGCGCCATCGAGGTGAAGGCGATGGCCGACTGCACGGTGGCCGGCAGGCAGCACAGGAACAGGATGCCGAGATAGAGCTCGGGGGTGACCAGCGGTTCCAGCACCGGCTTGAGCGCCAGGCCCAGCAGCGGGAACATGAGGAACGTGGCCGAGAAAATCGTGAGATGCAGCTTCCAGTGGGTCAGGCCGGCGATGATGGCCTCGCGCGACAGGCGCGCGCCGTGCAGGAAGAACAGCAGGCCGACCGCGATGTTGGTGATCCAGCCGAACACCACCACGCCCTTTCCGTGGGCGGGCACGATGCTGGCGATGATGACGGTGCAGATCAGGTAGAGGGTGAAGCGGTCGGGCAGGAGGCGGGCAAGGCGTGACATGGAGATAGGGAGGGGAGGAAAAGCGGCGGCGGCGCGCGACGGGCGCCGGAATCGGGGCGTATTGTAGACGCGGGGGCTTGGACGGTCAGGGCGTCATGGCCAGGGCCAGGTCGAACGCGGCGATCAGCGAGGCCTGGTCGGCGACCCCCTTGCCGGCGATGTCGAAGGCGGTGCCGTGGTCGACGCTGGTGCGCACGAACGGCAGGCCCACCGTGACATTGACGCCATGATCCAGGCCCAGGTACTTGACCGGGATCAGGCCCTGGTCGTGGTACTGGGCCACCACGATGTCGAACTCGCCGCGGCGCGCCCGCATGAAGATGGTGTCGCCGGGCCACGGGCCGCTGGCGTCGATGCCCTCGTCGCGCGCGCGGCGGATGGCAGGCTCGATGATGTCGATGTCTTCGCGCCCGAACTTGCCGCCTTCGCCGGCATGCGGATTCAGCCCGGCGACCGCGACCCGCGGGCGCGCGATGCCCATCTGGCGGCAGGCGCGGTCGGCCAGGCGCATGGCGGTGAGTTCGGCCTCGGGAGTGATGCGCGCCATGACGTCGGCCAGCGCCACATGGATGGTCACCAGCAGCACGCGCAACTCGTCGTTGGCCAGCATCATGGCGAAATCATCGGTGCCGGAGCGTTCGGCCAGGATCTCGGTGTGGCCGGGATAATCGATGCCGGCCTCGTGCATCGATTTCTTGTTCAACGGCGCGGTGACGATGGCGCGGATGTGGCCGGCCCGGGCGTCGTCGATGGCGGCGCAGACATAGTCATAGGCCGCGCGGCCGGCGGCGGCGCTGATCCGGCCATAGGGCAGGTCGGGCGGCAGGGCGGGGCTGCAGTTCACCACCTCGATGCGGCCGGCGTCGCCGCTGGCCTGCCCGGCCCGCGCGATCTCGGTGATCTCCAGGCGCGCGCCCAGCGCGCTGGCGGCGCGGCGCAAGGCGCCGGCGTCCCCATACAC from Achromobacter xylosoxidans includes the following:
- a CDS encoding RIO1 family regulatory kinase/ATPase, with the protein product MTQPPVHHNAPAGLRAWLDSLDAEREPSVRDATIDGVRCIVKRRRPGLASGVSYVLRYARALFLGLGCKLFLGEFPRPGILLRNGLEHEARRLKQLLQAGCRVPEVWWQEEGLLVLEFVGDDLADLIRNEDTTSRLWLTRAAATDLAAFHARGLWHGGAQIRNITLQDGELWRIDFEENIGSTLSRPLAQAYDLFQMLASLASLRKLPDEVGRTLGKLALEVYFECNPDPEVKARLRRLTRVLSFIATPLRPLLGRLPSRDVQGFFRVADILQPLLLKP
- the priB gene encoding primosomal replication protein N; translation: MNKLELSARVLECEPLRHTPAGLPALEMVLAHESEVIEAGHPRRVELTISAVALGDLALLLQGTALGSELQVQGFLAPVRKDSVKFKLHLQQARRISGSAGRDPLVA
- a CDS encoding bile acid:sodium symporter family protein — translated: MSRLARLLPDRFTLYLICTVIIASIVPAHGKGVVVFGWITNIAVGLLFFLHGARLSREAIIAGLTHWKLHLTIFSATFLMFPLLGLALKPVLEPLVTPELYLGILFLCCLPATVQSAIAFTSMARGNVPAAVCSASASSLLGIFLTPLLVGTVVANAGSAPISFDAVGKIMLQLLLPFVLGQFARRWIGAWVHKRKAMLKFVDQGSILLVVYTAFSEAINEGLWSSTPIPALLGLVVCCAVILALALGLSALAGKMFGFNQPDRITLLFCGSKKSLASGIPMAQVLFAGHAVGAIVLPLMLFHQIQLMVCGVLAARYGKRPETDE
- the rpsR gene encoding 30S ribosomal protein S18: MAFFGKRKEKRKFTQQNPLFKRRKFCRFTAAGVEEIDYKDLDTLRDFVQENGKIIPARLTGTKAIYQRQLDTAIKRARFLALLPYTDNHN
- the rpsF gene encoding 30S ribosomal protein S6; amino-acid sequence: MRHYEVVFIVHPDQSEQVPAMVERYQALVTGQGGSVHRLEDWGRRQLAYPIQKLVKAHYVCLNIECGQATLDELEHSFRYNDAVLRHLVIKTKKAQTAPSIMMKSVEREEARKASAEAVAAQAE
- the rplI gene encoding 50S ribosomal protein L9, whose translation is MQVILLEKVVNLGNLGEVVRVRDGYARNFLIPQKKARRATDAALKEFEARRAELEKIQAEKLAAAQALGERVNGYQLKIVQKAGVDGRLFGSVTNADIAEGLKKAGFEGIEKAQVRMPNGQLKAIGEFPIQVALHADVTVDVTVLVEGELS
- a CDS encoding replicative DNA helicase, whose amino-acid sequence is MNTPADSQLEYLRVPPHSIEAEQSVLGGLLLDNAAWDRIADVLVEEDFYRHDHRLIWHHIARLIGLARPADVITVHESLVSAGKAEDAGGLAYLNALAHNTPSAANIRRYGEIVRERAMLRKLVSIADEISSAAMNPQGKEARQLLDEAESKVFQIAQEGARGAAGFQEIQPLLTQVVERIDELYHRESTSDVTGVPTGFTDLDKMTSGMQGGDLIIVAGRPSMGKTSFSMNIGEHVAIEEGLPVAVFSMEMGAVQLAMRMLGSVGLLDQHRMRTGKLIAEDWPRVTHAVQLMQDAQVYIDESPALSPMEVRARARRLARQCGQLGLIIIDYLQLMSGNGSGENRATEVSEISRSLKGLAKELNCPLIALSQLNRSLEQRPNKRPVMSDLRESGAIEQDADVILFIYRDEVYNPDSPDKGTAEIIIGKQRNGPIGTVRLTFQGSSTRFLNFSGAQPRDMY
- the dxs gene encoding 1-deoxy-D-xylulose-5-phosphate synthase, yielding MTTELLDRIQSPADLKRLDRRELKRLADELRGFVLESVSKTGGHLSSNLGTVELTLALHQVFDTPHDRIVWDVGHQSYPHKILTGRRAGMAKLRQVGGISGFPKRSESEYDAFGTAHSSTSISAALGMAVASRNAGVQRQHIAVIGDGAMSAGMAFEAMNNAGVTADINLLVILNDNDMSISPPVGALNRYLARLMSGRFYAAAKNVGRAVLQHVPPVLELARRFEEHAKGMVTPATLFEEFGFNYVGPIDGHDLDALVPTLQNLKALQGLQFLHVVTKKGQGYKLAEADPVLYHGPGKFDPAVGIQQSKAPGKRTFTQVFSDWLCDMGQQDPRLVAVTPAMREGSGLVEFEKRFPQRYFDVGIAEQHAVTFAAGVACEAQKPVLAIYSTFLQRGYDQLIHDVALQNLDVTFALDRAGIVGADGATHAGNYDTAFLRCVPNMVVATPSDENETRLLLSTCYQYPGPASVRYPRGAGCGAAETAGLDTVELGRGVVRREGRKIAILGFGTLLQPALAVAEKLDATVADMRFVKPIDRALILDLASRHDALVTIEDAAIMGGAGSAVLEVLAAEGVSIPVLQLGFPDEFIDHGDQLALLAGIGLDAAGIEQSIRTRYAALLA
- the folE2 gene encoding GTP cyclohydrolase FolE2, which encodes MNSPIDPAIVMPDVQSSTDTRHIPIQRVGIRGVRHPMLIENADGSPQGTVANWTLTVALPPEEKGTHMSRFVALLEKYRSTPMTPTLFRAMAADMLPLLHAERGDITAAFPYFINKSAPISGVQSLLDYEVQWIARAQGDQVEFELVVQVPVTSLCPCSKAISEYGAHNQRSHVTVSAILESDISMDGVIRLIEDEGSCELWGLLKRPDEKYVTERAYDNPKFVEDLVRDVAARLNAHPGIARYRVEAENFESIHNHSAYAVVEG
- a CDS encoding DUF817 domain-containing protein, with the protein product MRHPAANDWPLIARLQGWEARLADHLAGRGRLGVAFYEFFRFGVKQAWACLFGGLMCALLLGTHWWYPKDAWLARYDFLTLAALAIQAALLALRMETWSEAKVILMFHVVGTGMELFKTAAGSWIYPEASVLRIGGVPLFTGFMYAAVGSYLARVWRLFDFRFRAHPPLAATVALSVLIYVNFFAHHFIVDFRLALFGLTALLFARTWVYFRIWRDYRRMPLLLGFVLVALFIWFAENIGTFANAWRYPNQSQGWELVSIAKLGSWFLLMIISYVMVSLVSRPQPIGVAAAPHPVGPDNASPIS
- the pdxA gene encoding 4-hydroxythreonine-4-phosphate dehydrogenase PdxA, which produces MKTPPPVGITMGDAAGIGPEIVVKACAQGLNASCVVYGDAGALRRAASALGARLEITEIARAGQASGDAGRIEVVNCSPALPPDLPYGRISAAAGRAAYDYVCAAIDDARAGHIRAIVTAPLNKKSMHEAGIDYPGHTEILAERSGTDDFAMMLANDELRVLLVTIHVALADVMARITPEAELTAMRLADRACRQMGIARPRVAVAGLNPHAGEGGKFGREDIDIIEPAIRRARDEGIDASGPWPGDTIFMRARRGEFDIVVAQYHDQGLIPVKYLGLDHGVNVTVGLPFVRTSVDHGTAFDIAGKGVADQASLIAAFDLALAMTP